The Hydrogenispora ethanolica nucleotide sequence TACCGTATTGTACATGAGTCTGATCCTCTTGATTCCACTGGCGATGCTGTTTTTGCGGGCTGCGACGTTGAGCTGGCCACAATTTTGGCAGACGGTGCTCGCGCCGCGGGTGGTGGCATCTTACCGGTTGAGCCTGTTGGCCTCTTTTGGCGGTGCTTTGATCAATGGTATCTTCGGTCTGCTGCTGGCCTGGGTGTTGACGCGCTATCGATTCCCCGGACGGAAACTGGTGGATGCCATTGTCGATCTACCGTTTGCCATGCCCACTGCGGTGGCTGGCATCGCACTGACCACCATTTACTCGGCGAATGGCTGGATCGGCCGTTTTCTGGAACCATTGGGCATCAAAGTCGCTTACACCCCTTTGGGGGTGATGGTCGCCCTGACCTTCATCGGGCTGCCGTTTGTGGTCCGAACCGTCCAGCCGGTACTGCAGGATTTGGAGAAAGAGGTCGAAGAAGCTGCCGTCAGCCTGGGCGCGAACCGCTGGCAAACCTTCACCCGGGTCATCTTTCCGGCCCTTTGGCCGAGCTGGCTGACGGGCCTGGCGCTCGCTTTCGCCCGCGCACTGGGGGAATACGGATCGGTCGTTT carries:
- the cysT gene encoding sulfate ABC transporter permease subunit CysT, which encodes MNRKQRSILPGFGPALGFTVLYMSLILLIPLAMLFLRAATLSWPQFWQTVLAPRVVASYRLSLLASFGGALINGIFGLLLAWVLTRYRFPGRKLVDAIVDLPFAMPTAVAGIALTTIYSANGWIGRFLEPLGIKVAYTPLGVMVALTFIGLPFVVRTVQPVLQDLEKEVEEAAVSLGANRWQTFTRVIFPALWPSWLTGLALAFARALGEYGSVVFISGNMPMRTEIAPLVIVTKLEQFDYAGAAAVAVVILGISFVLLLLINLLQWWSGKKQLAA